In a single window of the Candidatus Eisenbacteria bacterium genome:
- a CDS encoding FAD-binding protein — protein sequence MTKDSFLERAVGHPLDEFTKLTSEQRAGIVRARIPDLHFFFDEGRSPSERSAPSRTRELAGSLFHAIAEGDGSSAGLSERIVTDPVLRQEADRDQNVYLGGLFTRRLTRAVPDLIFLPVTPAECAAALAWARRSKVPVTLRGAASTAMGGSVPNDGGLTLDVSRLDLIEIDPSGQVAVIGAGARLRTIHQKLADRGLALTSYPSNLGGTLIGWFVTGGIGLNAFGRGRALDAVRVADVLLPGGEHVRFHDDGRLDVPEERHRRTLPAAEASRWFEQHGYAPLTLADLAGSEGALGLVLQLTVRIEARRPNASLLLSFETRAQALEAAAWVCREAGSKFAAPANVKFFSASHLHHVRKVWKDEAAKGWKKLPSMLSSGQRLPWTRIAEPAELGARTARDHDHAGGYLWVDFTEMEPARAFVGALAEAPGRPRILDEESVRISAERFKPQQTKRLGPGLLAAEIAMPVAEVARFLPAAVALAKAAGNELDAEAYFLADGSALVIAGYLTDHRKGSVAMDLVLAPALLDLAMARHQGKPYVLGRWQAAYFGRKFGAAAARLRDAKRRLDPGWLLNRGVLIGLELHGVLGALVASTMVPGVTLLRSLLGLPGGAALGRGLRALMSAFPGPASGRGEPVETRAAATEVTPQVAAARALHCVNCGECNTVCPIFHESKIRLPQMLTHLGEASFAGERVTATGSALLDLCMRCGNCEEVCQAGIPHLPLYEQLQNASNQERPYDRERHVAILTAVRGSPRYLRDFLELRPGGYVKRTPASLPGMARFLLFRSENDAGPAATCLHCGGCVSVCPTGANKELEGSDPRWITTDQHRCIGCGTCVEVCPANHMNGGQTLRVMEAPTRDWFIALEEFEKLGAP from the coding sequence ATGACGAAGGACTCCTTCCTCGAAAGAGCCGTCGGGCATCCGCTCGACGAGTTCACGAAGCTGACTTCGGAGCAACGAGCAGGGATCGTCCGAGCCAGGATCCCCGACCTCCATTTCTTCTTCGACGAAGGCCGGTCCCCGTCCGAGCGCTCGGCTCCATCGCGCACGCGTGAGCTGGCGGGCTCGCTCTTCCATGCGATCGCCGAAGGCGACGGCTCGAGCGCCGGGCTGTCCGAGCGCATCGTCACCGATCCTGTCCTCCGTCAGGAGGCGGACCGGGACCAGAACGTGTATCTCGGCGGACTGTTCACCCGGCGGCTGACCCGCGCCGTCCCCGACCTCATCTTCCTGCCGGTCACTCCCGCCGAGTGCGCGGCCGCGCTCGCCTGGGCCCGGCGCTCGAAGGTGCCGGTCACCCTGCGTGGCGCCGCGTCGACCGCGATGGGCGGCTCGGTTCCCAACGACGGCGGACTGACGCTCGACGTGTCCCGGCTCGACCTCATCGAGATCGATCCTTCGGGGCAGGTGGCGGTGATCGGCGCTGGCGCGCGTCTGCGCACCATTCATCAGAAGCTGGCGGATCGAGGCCTCGCGCTCACGAGCTATCCCTCGAACCTCGGCGGCACCTTGATCGGCTGGTTCGTGACCGGCGGAATCGGGCTCAACGCCTTCGGTCGCGGCCGCGCGCTCGACGCCGTGCGCGTGGCCGACGTGCTGCTCCCCGGAGGCGAGCACGTTCGCTTCCACGACGACGGCCGGCTCGATGTGCCCGAAGAGCGGCATCGCCGCACGCTGCCGGCGGCGGAAGCCTCGCGGTGGTTCGAGCAGCATGGTTACGCGCCGCTCACGCTCGCGGATCTGGCCGGCAGCGAAGGCGCGCTCGGCCTCGTGCTCCAGCTCACCGTTCGAATCGAGGCCCGTCGGCCCAACGCGTCCCTTCTGCTCTCGTTCGAGACCAGGGCTCAGGCGCTCGAGGCCGCGGCGTGGGTCTGCCGTGAGGCCGGGAGCAAGTTCGCGGCGCCGGCCAACGTGAAGTTCTTCTCCGCGTCCCACCTTCACCACGTGCGCAAGGTGTGGAAGGACGAGGCGGCGAAGGGATGGAAGAAGCTCCCGTCGATGTTGTCCTCGGGCCAGAGACTGCCGTGGACCCGGATCGCCGAGCCGGCGGAGCTCGGCGCTAGGACGGCGCGGGATCACGATCACGCCGGCGGCTACCTGTGGGTCGACTTCACCGAGATGGAACCGGCGCGCGCCTTCGTCGGCGCCCTGGCCGAGGCGCCGGGCAGGCCGCGCATTCTCGACGAGGAGAGCGTGCGCATCTCGGCCGAGCGCTTCAAGCCGCAGCAGACCAAGCGGCTCGGTCCTGGCCTGCTGGCGGCGGAGATCGCGATGCCGGTCGCGGAGGTCGCGCGGTTCCTGCCCGCTGCCGTTGCGCTCGCGAAGGCGGCAGGGAACGAGCTCGACGCCGAGGCTTATTTCCTCGCCGACGGCAGCGCGCTGGTGATCGCCGGATACCTCACCGATCACCGCAAAGGCTCGGTGGCCATGGACCTGGTGCTGGCGCCGGCATTGCTCGACCTGGCGATGGCGCGCCATCAAGGAAAGCCCTACGTGCTCGGCCGCTGGCAGGCCGCCTATTTCGGCCGCAAGTTCGGAGCCGCCGCGGCTCGGCTGCGCGACGCCAAGCGCCGCCTCGATCCGGGCTGGCTCCTGAACCGCGGCGTGCTGATCGGCCTCGAGCTCCACGGCGTGCTCGGCGCGCTGGTGGCGTCGACGATGGTGCCGGGCGTCACGCTGCTCCGCTCGCTGCTCGGGCTTCCCGGAGGCGCCGCGCTGGGACGCGGGCTGCGCGCGCTGATGAGCGCCTTTCCCGGGCCGGCCTCAGGCCGGGGCGAGCCGGTCGAGACGCGAGCCGCCGCGACGGAGGTCACGCCGCAGGTCGCCGCGGCGCGCGCGCTCCACTGCGTCAATTGCGGCGAGTGCAACACCGTGTGCCCGATCTTCCACGAATCGAAGATCCGGCTGCCGCAGATGCTCACGCACCTCGGCGAGGCTTCGTTCGCGGGCGAGCGTGTGACCGCCACGGGCAGCGCGCTGCTCGACCTGTGCATGCGCTGCGGCAACTGCGAGGAAGTCTGCCAGGCAGGGATTCCGCACCTTCCGCTCTACGAGCAGCTGCAGAACGCGTCGAACCAGGAGCGGCCCTATGATCGTGAGCGCCACGTGGCGATCCTCACCGCCGTCCGTGGCTCGCCTCGCTATCTGCGCGACTTCCTCGAGCTTCGCCCGGGCGGCTACGTGAAGCGCACGCCCGCGTCGCTTCCCGGCATGGCGCGCTTCCTCCTGTTCCGCTCCGAGAACGACGCCGGACCGGCGGCCACCTGCCTTCATTGCGGCGGCTGCGTCTCGGTGTGTCCGACCGGCGCCAACAAGGAGCTCGAGGGAAGCGACCCACGCTGGATCACCACGGATCAGCATCGCTGCATCGGATGCGGCACCTGCGTGGAAGTGTGTCCGGCCAATCATATGAACGGAGGGCAGACGTTGCGCGTGATGGAAGCGCCGACCCGCGATTGGTTCATCGCACTCGAGGAGTTCGAGAAGCTGGGGGCTCCGTGA
- a CDS encoding rhomboid family intramembrane serine protease yields the protein MRQTQGAMICPNCNKLISVSEKKCPFCGAWQPGLYGWSPALQRLLGGRIDLIALIATGCIALYIGSLVLQPEAIFRFTGFFGILSPGSRALWQLGMTGGVAWDQGWYWTLLTAIYLHGSLLHIFFNVMWIRNLGPAVTEYFGPARAFVIFNVAGAIGFLVSNMMSESPSIGASGAIFGLLAASIVYGRRAGQGQLTAQMWQWALIMFVMGFMMPSVNNWAHGGGFAGGWLAAQAMRTGSEKRESNAVMILAFALLIATIAGIVLSFVSVTRILFLR from the coding sequence ATGCGCCAGACCCAGGGGGCGATGATCTGCCCCAACTGCAACAAGCTCATCTCGGTGAGCGAGAAGAAATGCCCCTTCTGCGGCGCCTGGCAACCCGGTCTCTATGGATGGTCGCCCGCGCTTCAGCGATTGCTGGGCGGCCGCATCGACCTGATCGCGCTGATCGCGACCGGCTGCATCGCCCTCTATATCGGCTCGCTGGTCCTGCAGCCCGAGGCCATCTTCCGCTTCACGGGCTTCTTCGGAATCCTTTCCCCGGGCTCGCGAGCGCTGTGGCAGCTCGGCATGACGGGCGGCGTCGCCTGGGACCAGGGCTGGTACTGGACGCTGCTGACCGCCATCTACCTCCACGGATCGTTGCTGCACATCTTCTTCAATGTGATGTGGATCAGGAACCTCGGCCCCGCGGTGACGGAATACTTCGGCCCGGCACGCGCGTTCGTCATCTTCAACGTGGCCGGCGCGATCGGCTTCCTGGTGTCGAACATGATGAGCGAATCGCCGTCGATCGGCGCCTCGGGGGCGATCTTCGGCCTTCTTGCCGCCTCGATCGTCTACGGGCGCCGCGCCGGGCAGGGTCAGCTCACCGCCCAGATGTGGCAGTGGGCCCTGATCATGTTCGTGATGGGCTTCATGATGCCCTCGGTCAACAACTGGGCGCATGGCGGGGGATTCGCGGGCGGCTGGCTGGCCGCGCAGGCGATGAGGACGGGCAGCGAGAAGCGCGAGAGCAACGCGGTGATGATCCTGGCTTTCGCGCTGCTCATCGCCACCATCGCGGGGATCGTGCTCTCGTTCGTGAGCGTGACCCGCATCCTCTTCCTGCGTTAG
- a CDS encoding methyltransferase domain-containing protein, translating into MSSFDIPRLARIFLIIGLAWGGPAAALALGRLVRLPGGSALMLALAGGAAATALALWTTRVRRRKAVHPVSRGDGLSSWDQMADPRDHYANRWAMYQGLTQWLASRDWKGRSIVEFGHSNDVLRSFMDGATYVVLEYPEHDIQRLDRVPSDQFDLAVLDQTLEHVPDPERALAEVRRVLKPGGAAIVTTPFLLPLHGTSEYGDYTRWTPQGMQTMLRRCGFEADVYSWGNLPAARELLGSMYLSAADARARHLAIGNSDSDAPYPITVWAIATKQ; encoded by the coding sequence TTGTCCTCGTTCGACATTCCTCGACTGGCTCGGATCTTCCTGATCATCGGCCTCGCCTGGGGCGGGCCAGCCGCGGCGCTCGCTCTCGGTCGCCTGGTGCGACTGCCGGGCGGCTCCGCGCTGATGCTGGCCCTGGCGGGCGGCGCGGCGGCCACGGCGCTCGCGCTGTGGACCACGCGGGTCCGCCGACGCAAGGCGGTGCATCCCGTGAGTCGCGGTGATGGCCTGTCGTCATGGGACCAGATGGCCGATCCGCGCGACCACTATGCCAACCGCTGGGCGATGTACCAGGGCCTCACCCAGTGGCTCGCGAGCCGAGACTGGAAGGGCCGGTCGATTGTCGAATTCGGACACAGCAACGATGTGCTGCGCTCGTTCATGGACGGCGCCACGTACGTGGTGCTCGAATACCCGGAGCACGATATCCAGCGCCTCGATCGCGTGCCTTCGGACCAATTCGATCTGGCGGTGCTCGATCAAACGCTCGAGCACGTGCCGGATCCCGAGCGCGCACTCGCGGAAGTGCGCCGCGTGCTCAAGCCAGGCGGAGCCGCCATCGTCACCACGCCGTTCCTGCTTCCACTCCACGGCACCAGCGAGTATGGCGACTACACCCGGTGGACCCCGCAAGGCATGCAGACGATGCTGCGCCGCTGCGGCTTCGAGGCCGATGTGTACTCGTGGGGCAACCTGCCGGCCGCGCGCGAGCTGTTGGGATCGATGTACCTCTCCGCCGCGGACGCGAGAGCTCGCCACCTCGCGATCGGCAATAGCGACAGCGACGCGCCGTATCCGATCACCGTCTGGGCGATCGCCACGAAGCAGTGA
- a CDS encoding anti-sigma factor, whose protein sequence is MSIHRDEHLEMCAGLALGSLDEEDRRILERHLAEGCPECERALADFSTSVVALAASARSAKPSGDLRTRILDAVEQEAAGGSAAERPRADGGRVVSMARHRPSRTSWAWAVAAAALAVVTMMQWNAAEHLRADLESHRRQLAEAERRLAEERRWAEVLSAPDARAAELVITPAGVQALKARAVFDPRTSSAVIVFDHFTPPAGKDYELWAMRPDGVASLGVIKADAQGRATMRLEHLGAEDTLSGFAVSLEPQGGSPNPRAPTGPVVMVGKLGGS, encoded by the coding sequence GTGAGCATCCATCGCGACGAGCATCTCGAGATGTGCGCGGGGCTCGCCCTGGGAAGTCTGGACGAGGAAGACCGGCGCATCCTCGAGCGCCATCTTGCCGAGGGCTGTCCCGAGTGCGAGCGCGCGCTGGCCGACTTCTCCACGTCGGTGGTGGCGCTCGCTGCCTCGGCTCGTTCCGCGAAGCCCAGTGGTGATTTGCGCACCCGCATCCTGGATGCGGTCGAGCAAGAGGCCGCCGGCGGATCCGCCGCCGAGCGACCGAGGGCCGACGGTGGCCGCGTGGTGTCGATGGCCAGGCACCGGCCGAGCCGGACCAGCTGGGCATGGGCCGTGGCTGCGGCCGCGCTGGCCGTCGTCACCATGATGCAATGGAACGCGGCCGAGCACCTTCGCGCCGATCTCGAGAGCCATCGGCGGCAGCTCGCCGAAGCCGAACGCCGCCTCGCCGAGGAGCGCCGCTGGGCCGAAGTGCTCAGTGCTCCGGACGCGCGCGCCGCCGAGCTGGTGATCACACCCGCCGGTGTGCAGGCGCTCAAGGCGCGCGCCGTCTTCGACCCGCGCACGTCGAGCGCCGTGATCGTGTTCGATCACTTCACGCCGCCGGCCGGCAAGGATTACGAGCTGTGGGCCATGCGTCCCGACGGCGTGGCCAGCCTGGGCGTCATCAAAGCCGACGCGCAGGGGCGCGCCACCATGCGACTGGAGCATCTCGGTGCCGAGGACACGCTCAGCGGCTTCGCGGTGTCGCTCGAGCCCCAGGGTGGCTCGCCCAATCCCAGGGCGCCGACGGGACCGGTGGTGATGGTGGGCAAGCTGGGAGGCTCCTAG
- a CDS encoding sigma-70 family RNA polymerase sigma factor translates to MSQQEDDRVCLRRVSEGDQSALAELYDRYGSLAYSVALRILRSSADAEDAVQQAWVQVWKSARSYDGRRGSVAAWILTIGRSRALDLYRSLGSRRRAESRDEVDPPAAPADPVAGMALGQLGARVRDALSELAPQQRQVLEIAYFEGLSQSQIAERLNAPLGTVKSWTRQGLMRLKELLPQEEWA, encoded by the coding sequence ATGAGCCAGCAGGAAGACGATCGAGTTTGCCTGCGGCGCGTGAGCGAAGGGGATCAGAGCGCCCTCGCCGAGCTCTACGACCGTTATGGCTCGCTGGCGTACTCCGTGGCGCTCCGCATCCTGCGGAGCTCCGCGGACGCCGAGGACGCCGTGCAGCAGGCCTGGGTTCAAGTGTGGAAGAGCGCGCGATCGTACGACGGCAGGCGCGGCTCGGTTGCCGCCTGGATCCTGACCATCGGTCGCAGCCGGGCGCTCGATCTCTACCGCAGCCTGGGATCGCGCCGCCGCGCCGAGTCTCGTGACGAGGTCGATCCGCCCGCAGCACCCGCCGATCCCGTGGCCGGCATGGCTCTCGGCCAGCTCGGCGCCCGCGTCCGCGACGCGCTCAGCGAGCTGGCGCCGCAGCAGCGGCAGGTGCTCGAGATCGCATACTTCGAAGGGCTCTCGCAGAGTCAGATCGCCGAGCGCCTGAATGCGCCGCTCGGCACGGTGAAGTCCTGGACCCGGCAAGGGCTCATGCGGCTCAAGGAGCTGCTGCCTCAGGAGGAGTGGGCGTGA
- a CDS encoding sodium:solute symporter family protein, with protein MFSRSPLDWGILLAYFAFLIAVWLRRTGRSEGAVDYLVAGRRVTLPALVATLVATWYGGILGVGEYSYRYGISNWLVFGVPYYLGALLFAWLFARRAREAALYTIPDLLAQRYGRGPAVVGALAVFVTAAPAAYVLMLGTLFAGMTSAPLWPSVIAAAVFSLFYITKGGMRAVVFSDQVQFVLMYVGMAIMLAFAVGKLGGLPYLASRLPESHWTWHGGNPASAILVWYFIALSTLVDPAFWQRAYAARDPKVARRAVLWSVVFWIVFDFMTTFTGLYARALLPDLAQPVDAYPELARRLLPPVAMGLFYVGMIATVMSTIDSYGFIAAGTIGRDLIWRLRGERDESRIASYTRVGLWIACGFAALLALAHGSVIGLWHDLGSITTPVLLLPVGAALVGRGMLPSRWTVTSMLVSFVVSLVWVLSKTLDEAGTARYPWSIEPIYAGLGVSLSLYLAGWAWEWVRRRLPSRRIEEGEHIG; from the coding sequence ATGTTCAGTCGCAGTCCTCTCGACTGGGGAATCCTCCTCGCCTATTTCGCGTTCCTGATCGCGGTGTGGCTGCGCCGGACGGGTCGCTCCGAAGGCGCGGTCGATTACCTGGTCGCGGGCCGCAGGGTGACGCTGCCCGCCCTCGTCGCCACGCTGGTGGCCACGTGGTACGGCGGAATCCTCGGCGTCGGCGAGTACTCCTACCGGTACGGGATCTCCAACTGGCTCGTCTTCGGCGTGCCGTACTACTTGGGCGCGCTGCTCTTCGCCTGGCTGTTCGCACGCCGCGCGCGCGAGGCGGCGCTGTACACGATCCCCGACCTGCTCGCGCAGCGTTACGGCCGCGGCCCCGCGGTGGTCGGGGCGCTCGCGGTGTTCGTCACCGCGGCCCCGGCCGCGTACGTGCTCATGCTCGGCACCCTGTTCGCCGGCATGACCTCGGCGCCGCTCTGGCCATCGGTGATCGCCGCGGCAGTGTTCTCGCTCTTCTACATCACCAAAGGCGGGATGCGCGCCGTGGTGTTCAGCGACCAGGTGCAGTTCGTCCTCATGTACGTCGGCATGGCGATCATGCTGGCGTTCGCCGTGGGCAAGCTCGGCGGCCTGCCTTACCTCGCCTCTCGTCTGCCCGAGAGTCACTGGACGTGGCATGGCGGCAACCCCGCATCCGCGATCCTGGTGTGGTACTTCATCGCGCTCTCGACGCTCGTGGATCCCGCCTTCTGGCAGCGCGCCTACGCCGCGCGAGATCCCAAGGTCGCTCGCCGCGCGGTGCTGTGGTCGGTCGTGTTCTGGATCGTGTTCGACTTCATGACCACCTTCACCGGGCTCTACGCGCGCGCGCTCCTCCCCGATCTGGCGCAGCCGGTCGACGCCTATCCCGAGCTCGCCCGCCGGCTGCTGCCGCCGGTGGCCATGGGGCTCTTCTACGTCGGCATGATCGCCACGGTCATGAGCACGATCGACTCCTACGGCTTCATCGCCGCCGGCACCATCGGGCGCGATCTGATCTGGCGGCTGCGCGGCGAGCGCGACGAGTCGCGCATCGCCAGCTACACGCGCGTTGGGCTGTGGATCGCGTGCGGGTTTGCCGCGCTGCTAGCGCTCGCCCACGGAAGCGTGATCGGTCTATGGCACGACCTCGGCTCGATCACGACTCCGGTGCTCCTGCTGCCGGTCGGCGCCGCACTGGTCGGGCGCGGAATGCTCCCTTCGCGGTGGACGGTGACGTCGATGCTGGTCTCTTTCGTGGTCTCGCTCGTCTGGGTGCTGTCGAAGACCTTGGATGAAGCCGGCACGGCGCGCTATCCGTGGTCGATCGAGCCGATCTACGCGGGTCTCGGCGTGTCGTTGTCGCTGTATCTCGCGGGATGGGCTTGGGAATGGGTGCGCCGGCGGCTGCCTTCGCGACGCATCGAGGAGGGAGAGCACATCGGATGA